The sequence ACGCGGTGAACTGTTCGGTGAAGACGAAGTTGTGCTCGGGGAACTTCATGCCCTTCATGTTCTGGTCGACGTGGCTGAACATCAGTTCGATGTCGGCCACGGGCTCGCCGGCCACGGTAACCTTACCGCTGATCGAGGCGCCTTGTTCGTTCAACTGTTCGATGGTGGCGGCGAAGGTGATCGTCTCGGCGGGGCGGACCAGGCGATGGAAGCTGGCGCGGGTGATCTTGGCCAGCACGACCTTTTCCTCGAAGTTCCGCGCCTCACCCACCAAAATGCCGGCTGTCTGGGCCATGCCCTCGACGATCAGGCTGTTGGGGACGATCGGGAACGCCGGGTAAAGGTCGTGCAGGTGCTCCTCCGCCAGCGACACGTTCTTGACGGCCGTCGCGCTCGTGCGGGGGGTGAACTCGGTGAACTTGTCGATCCAGATCCAACGCATGGGGAGGGAGTGTCAAATGCCGATTGCCAAGTGCCGAGTGATAAATGC is a genomic window of Tepidisphaeraceae bacterium containing:
- a CDS encoding 3-hydroxyacyl-ACP dehydratase FabZ family protein, producing MRWIWIDKFTEFTPRTSATAVKNVSLAEEHLHDLYPAFPIVPNSLIVEGMAQTAGILVGEARNFEEKVVLAKITRASFHRLVRPAETITFAATIEQLNEQGASISGKVTVAGEPVADIELMFSHVDQNMKGMKFPEHNFVFTEQFTALLKTYREQASVTI